In Gordonia phthalatica, one genomic interval encodes:
- a CDS encoding mycofactocin-coupled SDR family oxidoreductase: MGQFDGQVAYITGIARGQGRNHALRFAKEGAAVIGMDIADRVADHMTYPPATSDDLAETVRLVEEAGGKILARQGDTRDLAFQQQLVADGVAQFGRLDHVIANAGILTWGLTWELTEEQFTDVVDVNLVGTWKTLKATIPAMLEAGNGGSIVIISSCAGMKAMPAQASYSASKFGLRGLAQTAAKELGPEKIRVNTVHPYAVNTPMGVEDPEGLKAFQKWGRHFPSIMDHYPVASVDDLTDAVFYLSTAAAVTGSEFQIDMGATKV; encoded by the coding sequence ATGGGACAGTTCGACGGTCAGGTCGCGTACATCACGGGCATCGCCCGCGGTCAGGGACGTAATCACGCGCTCCGCTTCGCGAAGGAGGGCGCCGCCGTCATCGGCATGGACATCGCCGACCGCGTCGCCGACCACATGACGTACCCGCCGGCCACGTCCGACGACCTCGCCGAGACCGTCCGCCTCGTCGAAGAGGCCGGCGGCAAGATCCTCGCCCGCCAGGGCGACACTCGCGACCTCGCCTTCCAGCAGCAGCTCGTCGCAGACGGCGTCGCGCAGTTCGGTCGCCTCGACCACGTCATCGCCAACGCGGGCATCCTCACCTGGGGTCTCACCTGGGAGCTGACCGAAGAACAGTTCACCGACGTCGTCGACGTGAACCTGGTCGGCACGTGGAAGACCCTCAAGGCCACCATCCCGGCCATGCTGGAGGCGGGCAACGGCGGCAGCATCGTCATCATCTCCTCGTGCGCGGGCATGAAGGCGATGCCGGCGCAGGCGTCGTACTCGGCGTCGAAGTTCGGTCTCCGCGGCCTCGCGCAGACCGCGGCCAAGGAGCTCGGCCCGGAGAAGATCCGCGTCAACACCGTCCACCCGTACGCCGTCAACACCCCGATGGGCGTCGAGGACCCCGAGGGCCTCAAGGCCTTCCAGAAGTGGGGTCGTCACTTCCCGTCGATCATGGACCACTACCCGGTCGCCAGCGTCGACGACCTGACCGACGCCGTCTTCTACCTCTCGACTGCCGCGGCCGTCACCGGCTCGGAGTTCCAGATCGACATGGGTGCGACGAAGGTCTAG
- a CDS encoding nuclear transport factor 2 family protein, with product MSTELNAPVDAFVAAVNNHDEAAVLDAFTADGFVDDWGRIFTGRDAIKAWSDREFIGAKGTMTVTDVRHDGDTVVVIADWRSSWANGLSSFAFRTAGDKLTAMIIRGAE from the coding sequence ATGAGCACCGAACTCAACGCACCCGTCGACGCCTTCGTCGCGGCGGTCAACAACCACGACGAGGCGGCCGTCCTCGACGCCTTTACCGCCGACGGCTTCGTCGACGACTGGGGTCGCATCTTCACCGGCCGCGACGCGATCAAGGCGTGGAGCGACAGGGAGTTCATCGGAGCCAAGGGCACGATGACCGTCACCGACGTCCGGCACGACGGCGATACCGTCGTCGTGATCGCGGACTGGCGCAGCTCGTGGGCCAACGGCCTGAGCAGCTTCGCCTTCCGCACGGCGGGCGACAAGCTCACCGCGATGATCATCCGCGGCGCGGAGTGA